A region from the Deinococcus terrestris genome encodes:
- a CDS encoding Ohr family peroxiredoxin: MTQMGEQGGRVLTRSEATAHGGRNGYIETPDHHLGVKFSVPQELGGDGGVGTNPEQLFAAAYAASFQSAIGMVARRDGITFGTSQVTGVVGLRREDDADPSYHLDVELRVLLPGLSREQAERMVQEAKALCPYCRALGESVGVRLTVVDEEAGG; encoded by the coding sequence ATGACTCAGATGGGAGAGCAGGGCGGCAGGGTCCTCACGCGCAGTGAAGCGACCGCACACGGCGGGCGCAACGGCTACATCGAGACGCCAGACCACCACCTCGGCGTCAAGTTCAGCGTGCCGCAGGAACTCGGCGGGGACGGCGGCGTGGGCACCAACCCCGAGCAACTGTTCGCCGCCGCCTACGCCGCGTCCTTCCAGAGCGCCATCGGCATGGTCGCCCGGCGCGACGGGATCACCTTCGGGACCTCGCAGGTGACCGGGGTGGTGGGCCTGCGCCGCGAGGACGACGCGGACCCCAGCTATCACCTCGACGTGGAGCTTCGCGTCCTGCTGCCGGGCCTGAGCCGCGAGCAGGCCGAGCGGATGGTGCAGGAGGCGAAGGCCCTGTGCCCCTACTGCCGCGCCCTGGGTGAGTCGGTGGGCGTGCGACTGACGGTGGTGGACGAGGAAGCGGGGGGGTAG